The following are encoded in a window of Schistocerca nitens isolate TAMUIC-IGC-003100 chromosome 9, iqSchNite1.1, whole genome shotgun sequence genomic DNA:
- the LOC126204474 gene encoding protein lethal(2)essential for life-like: protein MALTPMIRHLLDDVDRQMSLFDQNFGLGLTHDDLLLPRLSVVPSLSGYYRPWRHLAARNSGVSTIQNNKDGFKVNLDVQQFKPEELTVKVVGDSVVVEAKHEERKDEHGYISRQMQRRYLLPKDVVTDQVQTQLSSDGVLTISAPKKALPPAEDRERVVQIVQTGVPAVTNQQEQGEKTEQ, encoded by the exons ATGGCTCTGACACCGATGATCCGCCACTTGCTTGACGATGTCGACAGACAGATGTCATTATTCGACCAAAATTTCGGCTTGGGTCTGACACACGACGATTTGCTTCTCCCTCGTCTGTCTGTCGTCCCTAGTCTTTCTGGATATTACAGACCATGGCGTCATTTGGCAGCTCGTAACTCCGGCGTATCTACCATTCAGAATAACAAAGATGGGTTTAAG GTCAATTTAGACGTCCAGCAGTTCAAACCGGAGGAGCTGACGGTAAAAGTGGTAGGCGACAGTGTGGTGGTAGAGGCAAAACATGAGGAGCGTAAAGATGAGCACGGATACATCTCGCGCCAGATGCAGCGTCGCTATTTGCTGCCGAAGGACGTCGTGACTGACCAGGTGCAGACGCAACTATCATCAGACGGCGTCCTCACCATCTCGGCACCAAAAAAG GCTCTCCCTCCAGCAGAGGACAGGGAGCGTGTAGTACAAATTGTGCAAACAGGTGTTCCAGCAGTTACTAACCAGCAAGAGCAGGGAGAGAAGACGGAGCAGTGA